CTATCCGGTAAATACAATTCTACCCAGGCCGCCAGGCTTGCTTCCATCTCATCCGCAAAACCGGCTCGATACCCCTGTACCACACGAGCAGGCAAATTCATGGCACGTGTCGTTTCAGCAAATGCGACTGCTCCGTCAATGACACTGCCACCTACTCGATCAATCCATTTTTCGGGAATCACTTGTTGATGAGTATTCTCCTGACTCCAGCAAAAACCGGTTGAAAAACAACTCAACAAATCGCTAATCAGGCCCCCCATGGTTCCGTCGCTTTTGCCTCGAACGTTATCGGCAAGATCTTTGATCACTTCCGACGGATAGACTGGCGACGCATAATGAGCCACGCGCTCTGCCTCGGAATCGCGATATTGAAGTGAAAATGGCACGGCTGTGGGTTGCAGAGACGCCGCTTGATTTTCTCGCCATACTTCGACGCAAGACGTCGAAGTCACCGAAACGACTGAGCTAATCTCAGAAAAGACGATCTTCCAGCACGCATTACCATCCACATCCTGCTGCAGAAACAGCTCGCCGATTTCCGGTTGCAAATGAAGCCTCACTTCATGGATCCGAACGCCCAAACGACTTTGCGGATGTAACCGCAGAATCGACGGTTCACAGAATACGGGACTGTCAAATTTAAGACGATGGTGATGCTTGATGTAAAAAAACACAATTGATCCCGTAGCCAAAAGTAAAAACAGGACGCAATGCGAGCGGCCAAACCTACAACGCGAACCTACCTATCCGTTCTCATAAACACCCCACCGAGCCAGGCTGGCGGAGAACGTTCACAGACCCAACCAAGGCCGAGCAAAAAGTTTTTTCTTGAAAACATCTCTGATTCATTGCCGAACTAAAGAACCTGCTCCAACGAGTGAGGAATTCCGCAGACCGACCGTAGCAAAGACTGTGCCGGATCGAATCATATAAACTGGAACATCGTTTTGCCCCTGCAGATGCAGCAATAAAAAGAGAACTGGAGACCTATGAGCCGCTAACCGACTTGCCAACTTTCCAGCAGTTACTGCTGGCTCATCGAGCAGCCCATTTGGCAGCTGGCCAAGTAACTTGTTGACCCCATAGAATAAACAGCTTCGCTGCTCAAA
The window above is part of the Pirellulaceae bacterium genome. Proteins encoded here:
- a CDS encoding transglutaminase family protein, which produces MFFYIKHHHRLKFDSPVFCEPSILRLHPQSRLGVRIHEVRLHLQPEIGELFLQQDVDGNACWKIVFSEISSVVSVTSTSCVEVWRENQAASLQPTAVPFSLQYRDSEAERVAHYASPVYPSEVIKDLADNVRGKSDGTMGGLISDLLSCFSTGFCWSQENTHQQVIPEKWIDRVGGSVIDGAVAFAETTRAMNLPARVVQGYRAGFADEMEASLAAWVELYLPDSGWLGFDPEIGQPVDETYIATACSKTALGWALMSGKYRGHCRSPRINTRIFIRQAAESPLARSW